The Corynebacterium simulans genome contains a region encoding:
- a CDS encoding WhiB family transcriptional regulator — MRKKYHDFYHWTEDAKCSSLHPDAFDLQGDNCTLESKRITARKMCEGCPVIAKCAQDVLENDSYGLVRAGLWTHGWMCGGPLNRSRKGGALVKELQFIAATGRLPA, encoded by the coding sequence ATGCGGAAAAAATATCACGATTTTTACCACTGGACTGAGGATGCGAAATGCAGCTCGTTACATCCGGACGCGTTCGATCTTCAAGGCGATAACTGCACACTCGAATCTAAGCGGATTACGGCTCGCAAGATGTGTGAGGGGTGCCCCGTTATCGCGAAGTGTGCCCAGGATGTTTTAGAGAATGATTCCTATGGGCTCGTACGTGCTGGGCTGTGGACTCACGGCTGGATGTGTGGCGGCCCTTTGAACCGGAGCAGAAAGGGGGGCGCGCTAGTGAAAGAGCTCCAATTCATCGCCGCCACCGGCCGCCTTCCGGCATAA